The following are encoded together in the Perca fluviatilis chromosome 23, GENO_Pfluv_1.0, whole genome shotgun sequence genome:
- the dcn gene encoding decorin: protein MRSACLSLLLVTACWALPFRQSGFLDFMMEDEAGSGLPEVPDIGFPVMPEGPKCPFRCQCHLRVIQCSDLGLTAVPEDIPDDTTLLDLQNNKITEIKENDFKNLKGLHALILVNNKITIIHAKALSPLTKLQRLYLSKNKLKDMPANMPKSLQELRIHENEITKIKKASFQGMSHVIVMELGSNPLKSAGIEASAFADLKRVSYIRIADTNITEIPKGLPSSLSELHLDGNKISKVMAANLQGLKNLAKLGLSYNEISSVENGTLANVPHLRELHLDNNALTSVPAGLPDHKYIQVVYLHVNKIAAVGTGDFCPPGLNHKKAMYSGISLFSNPVPYWEVQPITFRCVFDRSAIQLGNYRKK from the exons ATGAggtcagcctgtctctctctgctcctggtCACGGCCTGCTGGGCTCTGCCCTTCCGCCAGTCTGGGTTTCTAGACTTCATGATGGAAGATGAGGCAGGATCGGGCTTGCCTGAAGTGCCAGATATAGGCTTCCCTGTCATGCCTGAAGGACCCAAGTGCCCCTTCAGATGCCAATGCCACCTGCGAGTAATCCAGTGCTCGGACCTCG GTCTGACGGCAGTTCCTGAGGACATCCCAGACGACACCACCCTGCTGGACCTGCAGAACAACAAGATCACTGAAATTAAGGAGAATGACTTCAAGAACCTCAAAGGACTACAT GCTCTGATCCTGGTGAACAACAAAATTACCATCATCCACGCCAAGGCCCTCAGCCCTCTGACCAAGCTGCAGCGTCTCTACCTGTCTAAGAACAAGCTGAAGGACATGCCCGCCAACATGCCTAAGAGCCTGCAGGAGCTGCGCATCCACGAGAACGAGATCACCAAGATCAAAAAGGCCTCCTTCCAGGGCATGTCCCATGTCATCGTCATGG AGCTCGGCTCCAACCCTCTGAAAAGCGCAGGAATCGAGGCCAGTGCTTTTGCTGACCTGAAAAGGGTCTCTTACATTCGCATTGCAGACACGAACATCACAGAGATCCCAAAAG GTCTGCCCAGCTCTCTCTCTGAGCTCCACCTGGATGGAAACAAGATCTCCAAGGTTATGGCTGCCAACCTCCAAGGCCTGAAGAACCTGGCAAA ACTGGGTCTGAGCTACAATGAGATCAGCTCTGTGGAAAATGGCACTCTGGCCAACGTCCCCCACCTCCGAGAGCTGCACCTCGACAACAACGCTCTGACCAGTGTTCCTGCTGGCCTGCCTGACCACAAGTACATCCAG GTGGTCTACCTCCATGTCAACAAGATTGCTGCTGTAGGAACAGGGGACTTCTGTCCTCCTGGCCTCAACCACAAGAAGGCCATGTACTCTGGCATCAGCCTGTTCAGCAACCCTGTGCCTTACTGGGAAGTTCAGCCCATCACCTTCCGCTGCGTCTTTGACCGCTCTGCCATCCAGCTCGGCAACTACAGGAAGAAGTAG